A window of Pseudodesulfovibrio hydrargyri contains these coding sequences:
- a CDS encoding glycerophosphodiester phosphodiesterase family protein encodes MRFKTLIVAAAACLLASAAGAIAGENVQVGPRPYYLIENMDDGPLKESLKMCADKPLKRTAFSIGHRGAPMQFPEHTKESYEAAARMGAGVLECDVAFTRDRQLVCRHSQCDLATTTNILAIPELAAKCSKPFTPAKVDPATGEVLEPATAMCCTSDLTVDEFKRLKGKMDASNPAATTPEEFLGGTPSWRTDLYTATGTVMTHKESIALFKKLGVKMTPELKTPSVPMPFDGDYTQERYAQQMLDEYKEAGVAPSDVFAQSFRLADVLYWLKNDPEFGEQAVFLDEDGLDGFNQDKPETWSPTPAELKADGVRIVAPPLWVLVTVQDGRIVPSAYARAAQDAGLKIITWSLERSGLLADGGGWYYQSVKDVVRKPGDMLTLVDVLARQVGVIGIFSDWPGTVTYYANCKGL; translated from the coding sequence ATGCGCTTCAAGACACTGATCGTCGCGGCCGCGGCCTGCCTGCTGGCAAGCGCGGCCGGGGCCATTGCCGGGGAGAACGTCCAGGTGGGGCCGCGCCCCTATTATCTGATCGAGAACATGGACGACGGCCCGCTCAAGGAGTCGCTGAAGATGTGCGCGGACAAGCCGCTCAAGCGGACCGCGTTCTCCATCGGCCACCGGGGCGCGCCCATGCAGTTCCCGGAGCACACGAAGGAGAGCTACGAGGCCGCCGCGCGCATGGGCGCGGGCGTGCTCGAGTGCGACGTTGCCTTCACCAGGGACCGCCAGCTGGTCTGCCGCCACTCCCAGTGCGACCTGGCCACGACCACCAATATCCTGGCCATTCCCGAACTGGCCGCCAAGTGCTCCAAGCCGTTCACGCCCGCCAAGGTCGACCCGGCCACGGGCGAGGTCCTGGAACCGGCCACGGCCATGTGCTGCACCAGCGACCTGACCGTGGACGAGTTCAAGCGGCTCAAGGGCAAGATGGACGCCTCCAACCCGGCGGCCACCACGCCCGAGGAATTTCTGGGCGGCACCCCGTCCTGGCGCACGGACCTGTACACGGCCACGGGCACGGTCATGACCCACAAGGAGTCCATCGCCCTGTTCAAGAAGCTCGGCGTGAAGATGACCCCGGAGCTCAAGACCCCGAGCGTGCCCATGCCGTTCGACGGCGACTACACCCAGGAGCGATACGCCCAGCAGATGCTCGACGAGTACAAGGAGGCGGGCGTGGCCCCGTCCGACGTCTTTGCCCAGTCCTTCCGGCTGGCCGACGTGCTCTACTGGCTGAAGAACGATCCCGAATTCGGCGAGCAGGCCGTGTTCCTGGATGAGGACGGCCTCGATGGATTCAACCAGGACAAGCCCGAGACATGGTCCCCGACCCCGGCCGAGCTCAAGGCCGACGGCGTGAGGATCGTGGCCCCGCCCCTGTGGGTCCTGGTCACGGTTCAGGACGGCAGGATCGTGCCCTCGGCCTATGCCAGGGCGGCCCAGGACGCGGGGTTGAAGATCATCACCTGGTCCCTGGAGCGCTCCGGGCTGCTGGCCGACGGCGGCGGCTGGTACTACCAGTCCGTCAAGGACGTGGTTCGCAAGCCCGGCGACATGCTCACCCTGGTGGACGTCCTGGCCCGGCAGGTGGGCGTCATCGGCATCTTCAGCGACTGGCCCGGCACCGTGACCTATTACGCCAACTGCAAGGGGCTCTAA
- a CDS encoding protein phosphatase 2C domain-containing protein gives MRIDTVFEQGTGLLNEDFLVVDKNLFGVFDGATSLSTARFGHGLTGGYLASTIAGSVFRGSDRPLRELADEANRAILEAMRKHGVDMDDRANLWSTSAAVVRVGEDRFEWVQIGDCLVMTLHGDGTHRVHCAEFNHDLETLTMWREASRESEGAVLDVMHEQIVKVRRGMNVTYGVFNGEPAAMDFLNAGSLPLHGITDILLFTDGLFIPKCDPGEREDFDLFAELFRAGGLKGVRDHVRSAEAGDAACARYPRFKVHDDVAAISIAL, from the coding sequence ATGAGAATCGATACCGTTTTCGAGCAGGGGACCGGCCTGCTGAACGAGGACTTTCTGGTGGTTGACAAGAACCTGTTCGGCGTGTTCGACGGGGCCACCAGTCTGTCCACGGCCCGGTTCGGCCACGGCCTGACCGGGGGGTACCTGGCCTCTACCATAGCCGGGAGCGTCTTTCGCGGGAGCGACCGGCCGCTTCGGGAACTGGCGGACGAGGCCAACCGGGCGATCCTGGAGGCCATGCGCAAGCACGGCGTGGACATGGACGACAGGGCCAACCTGTGGTCCACCAGCGCGGCCGTGGTCCGGGTGGGGGAGGACCGCTTCGAGTGGGTCCAGATCGGGGACTGCCTGGTCATGACCCTGCACGGGGACGGCACCCACCGGGTGCACTGCGCCGAGTTCAACCACGACCTCGAGACCCTGACCATGTGGCGGGAGGCCTCCCGCGAGAGCGAGGGCGCGGTTCTCGACGTCATGCACGAGCAAATCGTCAAGGTCCGCCGGGGCATGAACGTGACCTACGGCGTGTTCAACGGCGAGCCCGCGGCCATGGACTTCCTGAACGCCGGTTCCCTGCCGCTGCACGGGATCACGGACATCCTGCTGTTCACCGACGGCCTGTTCATCCCCAAGTGCGATCCCGGCGAGCGGGAGGATTTCGACCTGTTCGCCGAGCTGTTCCGCGCGGGCGGGCTCAAGGGGGTCCGGGACCATGTCCGGAGCGCGGAAGCGGGTGACGCGGCATGCGCCCGCTATCCCCGGTTCAAGGTCCACGACGACGTTGCGGCCATTTCCATAGCCCTGTAG
- a CDS encoding response regulator, whose translation MAADRTKRFRVLAVDHDESMLTLYRDVLCFESEEPSALEALFGDDARLPSREEIDEDAARPVFEVVQAPGAAGGLEAMEHALEDGEPFAIALVDIHLSDLGEELSGIDLAEALRERDPNVEIVLLSARHKVPLKEFNKRVQPPEKLLYIQKPFRSPELKQIALSLGSKWDAENRLRDLNETLASKVEARTSELHAVNRRLRLDIAKRAAVLRELQASEQRYRLLFEKNISGNFAADSEGRILDCNTAFAEMFDFRLPDDALGANIFDLWDRAGGGESLRDLLAATGRVSNQEVAFARGPLKRHLMVSCDTVADGEGGGEELRGYLFDISEPKRLEDQLRQSQKMEALGTLAGGIAHDFNNILGVILGYAEIIESGAEPDSGLERRVGEISRAGRRARDLVTQILNFSRQGPQERHAMTLTPLVKEALKLLRSSVPSNVAIYTRLQTNRDQVMADPTQMHQILLNLCGNASHAMKDSGGTMTITLADVCSGDPVLPPEGLGKPERFVRLTVSDTGPGIEPDVAERVFDPFFTTKKQGEGTGMGLAMVHGIVKRHDGYLELENSPGQGATFHVFLPRSSGLARPEADIPADLVFREGRILFVDDEKPLTDIGREMLESIGFEVVTRTSSIEALEAFKFKAGDFDLIITDQSMPNMTGMEFAHEVLKIRPDIPIILCTGFSDAVSYERLRDIGIGDFIMKPILKHDLMASIGRLLSGR comes from the coding sequence TTGGCAGCCGACCGCACCAAACGCTTTCGCGTCCTCGCCGTGGACCATGACGAGTCCATGCTCACGCTCTACCGCGACGTCCTCTGCTTCGAGAGCGAGGAGCCGTCCGCCCTGGAGGCGCTGTTTGGCGACGACGCCCGGTTGCCGTCCCGCGAGGAGATCGACGAGGACGCGGCCCGTCCGGTCTTCGAGGTGGTCCAGGCCCCGGGCGCGGCCGGGGGGCTTGAGGCCATGGAGCACGCCCTGGAGGACGGCGAGCCGTTCGCCATCGCCCTGGTGGACATCCATCTGTCCGACCTGGGCGAGGAATTGTCGGGCATCGACCTGGCCGAGGCCCTGCGGGAACGCGACCCGAACGTGGAGATCGTCCTTTTGTCGGCCCGCCACAAGGTTCCCCTCAAGGAATTCAACAAGCGGGTTCAGCCGCCCGAAAAGCTGCTCTACATTCAGAAGCCGTTCCGTTCGCCGGAGCTCAAGCAGATCGCCCTGTCCCTGGGTTCCAAGTGGGACGCGGAGAACCGGCTGCGGGACCTGAACGAAACCCTGGCCTCCAAGGTAGAGGCCCGGACCAGCGAACTCCACGCGGTCAACCGGCGCCTGCGACTCGACATCGCCAAGCGCGCGGCCGTCCTGCGCGAACTCCAGGCCTCGGAGCAGCGCTACCGGCTGCTCTTCGAGAAGAACATCTCCGGTAATTTCGCGGCGGACAGCGAGGGACGCATCCTGGACTGCAACACGGCCTTTGCCGAGATGTTCGATTTCCGCCTGCCCGACGACGCACTGGGCGCGAACATTTTCGACCTGTGGGACCGGGCCGGGGGCGGCGAGTCCCTGCGCGATCTCCTGGCCGCCACCGGCAGGGTGTCCAACCAGGAGGTGGCCTTCGCGCGCGGGCCGCTCAAGCGCCACCTGATGGTCAGCTGCGACACGGTGGCCGACGGCGAGGGCGGCGGGGAGGAGTTGCGCGGCTACCTGTTCGACATCTCCGAGCCCAAGCGGCTGGAGGACCAGCTGCGCCAGTCCCAGAAGATGGAGGCGCTCGGCACCCTGGCCGGGGGCATCGCCCATGACTTCAACAATATCCTGGGCGTCATCCTGGGCTACGCCGAGATCATCGAGTCCGGGGCCGAGCCGGATTCCGGCCTGGAGCGGCGCGTCGGCGAGATATCCCGGGCGGGCCGGAGGGCGCGCGACCTGGTCACCCAGATCCTGAATTTCTCCCGCCAGGGACCCCAGGAGCGGCACGCCATGACCCTGACCCCGCTGGTCAAGGAGGCCCTGAAGCTGCTGCGCTCCTCCGTGCCCAGCAACGTGGCCATCTACACCCGGCTGCAGACCAACCGGGACCAGGTCATGGCCGACCCGACCCAGATGCACCAGATCCTGCTCAACCTCTGCGGCAACGCCTCCCACGCCATGAAGGACTCGGGCGGGACCATGACCATCACCCTGGCCGACGTCTGTTCCGGCGATCCGGTGCTGCCGCCCGAGGGACTGGGCAAGCCCGAGCGGTTCGTGCGCCTGACCGTGTCCGACACCGGGCCGGGCATTGAGCCGGACGTGGCCGAGCGGGTCTTCGATCCCTTTTTCACCACCAAGAAGCAGGGCGAGGGCACGGGCATGGGGCTGGCCATGGTCCACGGCATCGTCAAGCGGCACGACGGCTACCTGGAGCTGGAGAACTCTCCCGGCCAGGGCGCGACCTTCCACGTCTTTTTGCCGCGCAGCTCCGGACTGGCCCGGCCCGAGGCGGATATCCCGGCGGACCTGGTGTTCCGCGAGGGGCGCATCCTGTTCGTGGACGACGAGAAGCCGCTCACGGACATCGGCCGGGAGATGCTCGAATCCATCGGCTTCGAGGTGGTCACCCGGACCTCGTCCATCGAGGCGCTGGAGGCCTTCAAGTTCAAGGCGGGCGACTTCGACCTGATCATCACCGACCAGTCCATGCCCAACATGACCGGCATGGAGTTCGCCCACGAGGTCCTCAAGATCCGGCCCGACATCCCGATCATCCTGTGCACCGGCTTCTCGGACGCCGTGTCCTACGAGCGGCTGCGCGACATCGGCATCGGCGACTTCATCATGAAGCCGATCCTCAAGCACGACCTGATGGCCTCCATCGGCCGCCTGCTGTCCGGCCGATAG